In Panicum virgatum strain AP13 chromosome 5K, P.virgatum_v5, whole genome shotgun sequence, the genomic window gatacccctataatgacccggcccaggataacggctaagatctactctacactttgagtaaaccacacctgctaaataactctcttgcgctttcgtcctcgcttcgcgcaaaaagttcgaaccggagttactagcttcccagGAACCGGATATTTAAGCTGGTTCGGCTCCCTCACCGTTTCCCGTGTGGGACTAAAAGTCCTATGCAGTAGCCGTGCGCTACAGTAacccccgcgcggcccagtggcccgtgggccgtggcaCTGTCCATAGCGGGTACTTTATCCCACGCGGTATCGCACATACAGAGTCAATTTACAGAAAAAACGTCCGCAGCGGGGGACGGTAAACCCATCGCTATTTTTCCGTTTCCGCATGCACACTCCAAATCGAGCGCAGATGAGCACAGATACAGAAGGAACGGGACACATGACGTGGCGCGGGGCCCGCGCACTCGCGTGCCATCCCAACCACGCGGCTGGCAAGCGGGGAGGGGGCCGCCGGCGAAGTTCGaggccgccggagaggagggagggcgggCCGCCGGGGAGGGATGGCCGtcggagaggggaggaggatgGCCGCCGGCCGGAGTGCTGCCGCCGTGCGTCGCGCGCTGGCCTCCCTACCCTGCCGCGCACGGAGCTCGGCCGCCGTGGCGCTGTCCCATGAGCCGCCGCGCGGAGGGAGCTCCATggccgggagggagggaggagggcgcggcCGGTGGGCTTGGggaggcagccgccgccgggcttGGGAGGCAGCCGCCGGTGGAAGAAGAgatggggagggagagagagtggggaaggaggggccgcggccggcgagggaggccgcggccgctccgccccacCGAGGCCACGCCGGCGCGCCGAGGCCGCTGCACCGCGCCCGCTCCCGCGTCGAGGTAGGGAGGGAGCGggggccgcggcgagctccgccggcccTGCGCCAGGGAGCCGAGGCTGAGCGGGCGGCGCCATTCGATTCGCCGGCGCGGGCCTCGCCGCGCGCTGTGACATCCcgacccagggcttaataggattgatagaatactcatgtcaacaagttgcaactttttttctggaagccggtctccaaagaactccgaggttaagcgtgcttgggctggagaaatttggggatgggtgaccgactggaaagttcttcccgggtgggcacgagtgaggacaaaagtgtgcagaaaagacttgtgttggtctgtgaggacagtctatatcctagaaagcagccagatgtaagcgggcccggcctcggggaggcgggacgttacacgcgctcctcgccgcctgCCTCGTTGTGGCCGCGCGCTCGTCGTCCTGCCGTGGCTCGGCGAGGCTCTAGGCCGGCGAGCTCGCAACGGAGGAAGGATggagggaggggcgccggccaaGCTCGCGGCAGATGGAGGACTCGCGCGGGCCGGCCGTCATGGCCGTGCGCCCCGCCAGCGAGGGAGGGGAATGGAGCCCCGCAGGGCACGCGGGCTGCCgcctcgccatggtcgccgcgcgacggagggaggaagggagggaggaaggccgGCGCTGCTGGCCACGCCGCGcgtgcccgcccgcccgcgagCCGGATATAGGGGGAGGTGAGGGAGGGCGCCATGGAGGCTATGGAGCTCGACGCCATGGAGGCccgccggatccggcgagggagagggggagggggcctgcGCGCACCGCCGGCCTGCGCGCCATGGCAGCGCCCCCGCGCGGGCTGTGTGTGCTCCGGGAGCAGGGCCTTCGCGCGGGGGAGCTCGATCCCGCGCGGAGGAGGTGGccagcggtggaggaggaggtggccggcggcggttgccgggggagaaggggcgcggtggcggagggagagatgagggagggagagagagaggggttgcgggggagagagagagtggggagggagggcgggggtaaaaaaagaaaaaaaaaatatgacacgtgggccccacattctggtagttggtatagagagtGATATAGAGAATGGATGAGTGCAgagaaactgaatatagagtagagaatctcgatgaccaggATGAAATATTCTGTTTAGAGAGTGAatttagagtatgacgagtgtcaggctgggcattcgggaggaaccgaaccgatcggtctGGTTCCTCGGTTCTTGTGGAAGTTCGGTTCCTGAAAAATAGGAACCGGTCGGTTCTTTTCATAGATAGGAACCGAGCCAATTTGgtttcggttctttcggttcggttctcggTTCCAACCCAGGGAACCGAACTTTCATAGGTAGGCACATGAGCATGCGCACGCCGGACGGCCGGAGCCGGCCATGGCAACTGGGGCAAGGGGTTAGAGCGCCGCGGGCCGCACTGGGCAGGGCACACGCGGAAGGCCTGGAGCCTGGAGGGGCAGCGGCCGCTGCGCCGCAGGCCGCACTGGGCAGGGGCACAGGGTGGGGCCTGGATGCGAGCGCCGAACGCCGGGCGCAGGCGGGGGCGGCGTCCGACGGCCGAGTGGCCAGCGGCGACGTGGGGGGCGGCGTCGCGGTTGCTCTGGTGTTGCTCGGTGGTCGGGTGGGCGCGACGGCGCTCGCGCCGCCAGGCGTTGGGGTCGGGCGGGCCGACGGGGTGGCCGATTGGCGGCTGGAGCTTCGGGATCGAGCGTCAGGCGGGGTGGCGGCTGGAGTCTGGAGCGGTGAGGTCGGACGGGGGACGGCTGGAGCCTGGAGCGTCGGGGGTGTGGGGGTTGGGGTcagacggcggccggcggggtggAATTGGGATGGGGGATTGGGGGGTTAGACCTAGGGTTTCAACATGGGCCGGTGATATATTGGGCTCAAGTGTTTAAGTGGGCCAAATTTCGGTTCTTCTGGGGAACCGGGCCCAAGAACCGAAGTTACTGAGAAACTTCGGTTCCTCTGATCATGGAACCGAACAGGAATCGAATTTTTTCGGTTCTGGTTCTCGGTAACTTCGGTTCGATTCTCGGTATGTTTTGCCCACCCCGAGACGAGTGCGGATAGCCTAAACATCCTCTTGCTTTTGCAGGGCCTGTGTTCAAGCAAAGGATTTAACCAAAAACCATCCCGCTAAAAATTTGCTTCATAAGAAAATGATCCCGCCTATAAAGGTTAAAGCATCATCGTTATAGAACTAATCACGGTTTAGCGCTCCCGCCAACCAGAGCACAATCGCTGCACAATCCCGCTAAAACTTTGTGCAAATTTCGGCGCCCAAACCACCAATTCGACCCCCCGCTCGCCAACTCATCGATCCGCGCTACGATCCACGTCAGCGATCCGCGGCATCAACCCAACTCCCAATCTCACCCGTCCATGTCCGGCACATCGAACGGcacagccggcctcggcacccCACCGCTCGCCTTTAAGTATCGGATTCCCCTTCGTCTCACGGCACTCATCTCTCCCAAATCCCCACCCCCAAAATCCCCCAATCCCCCAACCTCTCCGAGTCGAGCGAGCGACCATGTCTGGGCGCGGCAAGGGCGGCAAGGGGCTGGGCAAGGGCGGCGCGAAGCGTCACCGCAAGGTCCTCCGCGACAACATCCAGGGCATCACGAAGCCGGCGATCCGGAggctggcgaggaggggcggcgtgaaGCGCATCTCCGGGCTCATCTACGAGGAGACCCGCGGCGTGCTCAAGATCTTCCTCGAGAACGTCATCCGCGACGCCGTCACCTACACGGAGCACGCCCGCCGCAAGACAGTCACCGCCATGGACGTCGTCTACGCGCTCAAGCGCCAGGGCCGCACCCTCTACGGATTCGGCGGctgaggggcgccgccgccgccgcccggtggccgtgccaaaagtcttgggtCGCGGTCAAGAAATCGCGGAGGAGGCGAGATTGTTCTGGTCCATATATGCTCTGTTTCGTAGGCTTACCAGTAGTGCTAAATATTGTTGGTTGGCGGTTTGGATCATTCTAGAGCCGCGGTCGAGTAGTACTGTAGTAGTATGTGAAGCTGTATGGCAAAGTTCACCTGCATATGCTATCTGTTCTGAACTTCAGATATATGAATCCGGTGCCTTGCCGTGTTTATGATGTGTATTCGCTTCATACCTCATCAGAACAGCTGGTGAATTCACTTGAAATCTTGAATCGCTTCTAGGGGGTTTGTTTGCTCGGCATTCTCTAGATGCGGATTGATAGGGTTGACTGTCTTTGCCTTGTTGCCTGCTGGGATCTCGCGAATGTTGCGTCTTCTGAAGTTTGGCCATTTGGGTGGTTGTGAATCACGAAACCATCGTAATTGCCATTTTTCTTCAGAGCATCGCCTCCTTTGCATCTTTCTCCGGCAAATCCAATCACGAGGCAAGCAAATCGGCGTGCGTTCCTCGTGCCTTCTCCGGCGGGCGCCTCCATCCGATCTGGCCCAGTGGTGGACCGTACTGGCGCCGATTGGGCGCCTCTTCTCTTCCGAGGGCTTTGCTAGGGTTCCAGCTCGACATCCGGAGCTCcagggcgcggccgcgcggggggACGGCGACACAGGGCGGAACCGGCGACGAGCCGGCCGTGGTAAACAGGTAATGTTTCCGCTGTCCCTCGCTACAGTATTTTAGTCATTCGCTGATTCGCCTGGAATGAGATCCGCTGCAGTTGAGTGCAGGCTGTGGTGTCTCTGACACATGGGCCCCACACATGCAGGCCCACCTGTTAGTGGCCCAACTGCAGGCTGAACTGCAGCGGATCCCTTTCCGATTCGCCTTCTGTGTGTGCCCTGCTTGCTGGAGCTGTGCGTTCTCCGCCGGTTTGGATCTCTGGCGAGAATAGAATACTAGCGCGCATATTTCACGAGAagaaaatctcgcatgcatgcagtactaaataaaatctatttacaaaatctttttagggatatgtgtaacttttcgtgacgaatctaatgacggtaattaattgatgattagctacagtgatgctacggtACCATCCTTTAATCGCACaatcaaagacctcattagatttttAGGGTCACTAgtgcggggttctgaagttggttttataaaatgattttgtttgacaccgtaattagtggtcaaagttgatACTATTCACTAGCGCTACAAAACCAAACCAAGGTCTCAATGTTGGTTGATTTGGCTGTTCGTTCGCTTGGCGCGGTAGGAGTTTTTTGCTGGGAAAATACGGCGCTACTGGTACTCGGCCCATTCCCATGTCTCAGCCCAGTAGGCCAGCCCATCCCAGAAGCTCTCGTTCGCACTTGGCAGCAACCCGAACGCGTACGCGACCGTCTCCTTCCGAACGAAGGAGACGGTTCGCCTCCTCTCAATTTCCTTCCCCATTGCGTCTCTAAACCTAATCTCCCGCCGCCGAGCGCCCTATGCTCCCGCCGAGGCCCTGTTATTAGCCTCCTACAGTCAAACATCGCTGCTAGTGCTAGGCTACGGTGCTTCAGCCGCTCGTCATCTGACGAGGTACTTGGTGAGGCATACAGGCATACAGCTTGTTGATTGTGCTAGTCTGCTAGATGCATAGCATTGTCTTCGTCTTTACTTGCTGTTTTTACAGTTTGCTAAAATGATCCGCTCTTAGATAAGAATATCAAGGTTCTACAGTAATATCTAAACAAGAGAGGAGTAGAATTTGCCTTTAGAATTACTGACATTTGAATACAACTCAAATCTTGCTTAGTTCGGCTTCGGCATTATCTAGGTAGATTGAATTTGTTTTTGTCCTACGTCTATTTCACTTCTATATTTCGTGTTTGTGTGCTTGGACCGTAGTGTAATTTAACTGCAATTGCTATCCTGTCCTTAGCTTTTCAATAATATGAGAGGGAGCTGTCCATTTTCTATTAAGGATAAAGTTTAGTGCAGGGTCCTAACTAACTATGCAACATCGCCTACGAGTCACTTCTACCATGGTTACATGCATTTATGATTATTGATTAATAACGATAACGACTGAAGGATTTCACTGGCTCCATTGAACATGTCTGCACAGCAACAATCTTATATCCTTGGTGCGGTCTGATACCATAAGTCAGTGTCAGCCTGTATCTTATACTAACATTAGTTAGCTctgttacaatttttttttacctaATTGTTGTCTTGTTTTGCCAGAATAACTGTTTTCTATTGATGCTATTTTGTTTTGTTAATATAAAGTGACATTGATCTGACAATAGTTTCTCTGGTTGTTAATCCTAAATAAACAGGGCTGGAACTTGGAGCTGCTGGCCATCATTCTTGGTCGTCTTTGACTGGGACTTCCTTGAACTATTTGATGGATAGTATAAACCAAAGTGCACTTTACTATGACCCCCAGAGGGATGTATCAGTTTCAGGAGCTACTCAAAGTGTGACAAACTGCGAGCCTCATGTGGTTCAATCTGCTAACTCTTATATGCCTTGCTCAACATCGGTTCAACATGACTACACTGCTGCCCAATATCCAAACTATTACTATAACTATCTACGAGCAGAAAATGATTCCTCTGTTCTTCAAGGAATAGGTCAACATCCTGGTGCTGCTTACCAGTCTCTAACTTCATTTCAGAACTCAGGATCTTATGTTGGTCCTACAAGTAACACATAATATAATTCTGGTACTCATCAGACTGCACCAGGATATGCCTGGGGTGATGGAAGTTCTGTGAATAATCATGCCCAATCATATCAGAGTTACACCCCAGATAGTAATGTAGCCCAGAGTTCTAGTTCACTACCCGCAAGCTCTGTCTACTATCAACAGCAGTCCAACCAATGGCCTTATTATTATGATCAGCTTGCACAGACTTCTGGTGGTCTTGCAGTTGCTGATAGCAATGCTTCAGTTACAAATGTTGCTACTGTTGGTCCTGATTATGTACatcccagccaccagccacctcCACCAGGCACTACATCATGGATGACTGATGCTGGTAACACTGCTGCACCTCCCGCACAGGTAAAATTTAACATGCCCCTTTGCTTTGCTTTTAATGTTTAGAACAGTGCACAAGGCGTCAACTCTCAAATGTGATTTTAGACAAAGGGCTGTCACCTGATCAGGTGCAACCCCCAGTTTTCTTTTCTGTTGCATATACCttgttaggccctgtttggcacACTGGAATGTAACCACAAGTCAACAACGCCTTGCTTCATTTTCTTTCAATGGATTTTCCGTATCACAGAATACATGCAATCTACAAATATTCCTGCCATAACCCATGCTGGTATTTGGTTTGTTAAGTGATTGTTGAATTACTATCAGTTTGACGTTGCCTTTTTGCACGCAAAGGCTCCTGAAACTCCATGCAGCTTGTCCCGGCGTATTGTTTTGTATGCTTAGCTTTATTTGACTGCATATGCGCAACCTAACTTAAATTTTGCCACACCAAGGCAATCGTCTATGGCATTCTGTCTGCTGCACACATATTTTGTCCGTCTCAAATCAGTTTCTTCCTCATATGGTCCTTCAAATTTCTTTGCTTGGTTGCTCTTTTCTGCAAGAAGAGAATCTTTCATATATCTTCTTTCGGCTTGCACTTCTAGCACATTTCTAGCTTCCCTAGAAATTAATTGTTCTGTAAAGCTTTACTTAGACGTTCTGCTTTGATTGTTCTTCTGGCTCATTGAAAGATTGCATTTACTGCGATGATGCACCACTTTATCTTGAGTCTGTTAGAAACTTCATCTTTGTCTTTGGCCCATGGAACCGTCATATTTTAGattctaaaacataaaaggtcCGACCGATTGTAATAGGCTTAGTTGCATTTCATTGAATTTGCTTCTATGACATGACAATGATTTCCCCCCCCCCAAAGGAGGCCATATCTATGGTTGTTATTTATGCTATGACATGTTGGTCATGGTTTTATTCTTGTTTTACCAAACTCTAAGCATCCAATTTTGCCAGGCGGTGGACATTCAAGGATATCAAAACCAGTATGCCCCCAAGGTCCAAGTCACCCCAGTGCTTCAAAACCAGTATATTAACAACACAGCAGGTATCCCAACGCTTCATAACCAGTATGCCACCTCAGCATTCCAGCATAGCTCTGTAAATTATAATCAGCTACCGGTAAGTAACCAAGCTGATCAACAAAAGGCTTGGCATTTACATGGTTCAAGCTCAAATGTTTATTCAGTCAACCATGTTTCTGAAAACTCTCGGGCACCCTTGTCAGGATTCTAGGACATCAAATGGTCACATGGTTAACAAAGTACAGATCCCAATAAATCCTCAAATAGCCCCAGGTCTTCCAATAGGAATGCCCAAAATGGATGAGTCAAATTTAGAAGCTGATTCATCACTGAAACCTGCTTATGTTTGTGTTTCAATGCCTAAGAACGATGTGAAGGCTGCACAAGAAGGTTCTGAAGAAGTAATGCGGGTGACGATAGGTTCCATTTATTTCATTCTTTTTCGCTGATATGACCATACAGCTAAGGTCAATGGTAAGTTCATTTTGCTGTGCACGGGTGATGCTATATGATCATGCATCTAAGCTGAATCCTCACTTGTTAGACACAGAGAATCACTCCACAAAAACCATGTGTTGCAAAATTGAAATGCTACTGGCGAAAACTCTTGAAATTTTGATATTAGAACTGCACACTCCTGGCGCCTAAAGAATTCTGAAAGTTAAGATCTTAAACAAATAAGTTATGTAATGTCAATATGCATAACTTGTACCTTTATATTCATCGTACCTATTGACAATATTTCATGCTGTTCAGGGATCTTTCCCTGTTTCACTGCGTACTTATGTTGAACGGAATCTTGCCCGTTGCAAGGATGATACCCAAAGGACTGCCAGCCGAAGTATCTTAAAAGAGGTTAaataatttaattatattttttcgCTCTAGTTTGCTTTCCATTTACTATATTGTTACTTCGGTTCAGTATGTTTTCTGTTAGCTATTTGCATACAAAAGATCTTGGTCTCTAACAGACTAATAGCACCACATATTGCAATTGATAGAGGCAGTTGACGGGAAAAACACCTCTGATGATAAAAAAAACAGAAGTTTTGCAATCCAAAATCTATAAACATCTATTGGACTGGATATGCCAAGGTATTATAAATGCGGCCATCAGTTCATGAGAAAAAAACTAACTCATtttttcattttgtttagcTGTGAGCATGTGATTAACAATATACGTTTTCCTGTGCAACTATGGAATTTACTGTATAAGGGACAAACATGTGTCTTTACATTTCAACCCTGGAGTTAATTTAAATTATCTATCCCACTGTTTTCCATCCTATTCAATCAACTTTTATTCGGAGTCTGGTAACTTACAACTCCTTTTACTTCTGATAACTTCAGATAATCACAAAGGCTACTGCTGATGGGACCCTTCATACGAAGAACTGGGACATTGAACCACTATTAACTTTGCCAGAAATTACTGCAGGCGCAAATATGACTAGGTGTGCAGGTCTTTCTTCCATATTTTTTCTATTAGGTGCGATTAAATTCTTCTGTATGGTGACTGTAATAACTAGTAAATGATATGCTTGTGCTATGCCCTCTACTAGTAATATTCTTTGGGGATTTTAATGCAGACCAATATGTATAATCTGTATGTTTAAATTCCAAATCCCCAAATCCTTCCTTTTTTAAGCAGATCGCAggaatattattttataattacgTAAAtgtttaggatcggtgctacaaaaggatggcgacattgatgaagatgttaggcatagaatttcagctggctggttgaaatggcggcaagcttctggcatcctttgtgacaagagggtgccacaaaagctaaaaggcaaattctataggacatcaattcgtccggcgatgttatacggtgctgaatgttggcctacaaaaaggcgacatgtccagaaactgagtgtagcagagatgcgaatgttgcggtggttttgcggccacacaaggagggatagagtccgtaacaaagttattcgggatagggtcggggtggcaccaattgaggagaaacttacccagcatcggctgagatggtttggacatgtccaacgaaggcctcctgaggcgccggtgcgtaatggggttcttgagcgggtcgataatgtaaagaggggtagaggtagacctaaactgacgtgggatgagtcggttaagagagaccttaaagattggaatatttctaaagagatagctttggataggaacgCTTGGAGagtagctatcaatgtgcctgaaccttgaacttttttctttcgggtttcatctctagcctaccccaacttgcttgggaaaaaaggctatgttgttgttgttgttgttgttgtaaatgTTTAGAGCCTTTCCTTTGTTCATTATGCATGGACCTAGCTTGTGGTGGTTTTAGGCGGAACCACAAGCTCTCCGAAACAGAACATATTTCAGTTAGCTAacctttgttttctttttggttCTTTGGCAGTACTGGGACGGATTCaagtcctttttctttttcatcatcAAGGAGGAGTCCTAGTAGGCGTACAAAAAGTAGGTGGGAGCCTGTTGCTGACGAAAATGTTACTAACAATGTGGAAGTTTGTAAAGAATCTGCAAAGAGTAATATCTGCAGTAGTTTGGAACCAACCCAAAGAACGGTAAACCTTTGGGCTGGCTTCATATTACTTTCATGGTTATATCCCTACGATTGTTTTTGGAAATTACAGCTTTGAATATAGTTATCTCCCTGCGCTTATTTTGATGCCTGAATTCTTTTCTGGGGAATAAATTGCAGAGTAACAGTTGGCATCTGAAGAAGTTTGTCCAATCCCGGCAAGTTCCTTTTAGTCAATGCAGTCAGAGTACAACTAAAAAGCAACGAACTGGTGGTGCAAGTCTAACTGAAAATGGAAATGCCTCAAGTGACAGTAGTAAGGAGCAGGATATAATGAAATATTACCCCAGTTCAATCGCACTAGCAAATTCACCTGAGGAAAAGAAACGACGGGAGCATAGATCTAAGCGTTTTGAACGGAGTCAAGATGTGCCATCAAAATCTGGGAGTTCTCTACCAGATAAGGATGCCACAACCAACATATATAAAAGGAGAGCTGTGTCACTGCTTCTTAATAGAAATAATGTGGACGATGCTGGCTTCGCAGTGGAGGATTTGGATTGGGATGCTCTGACAATCAAGGGAACGTGCCAAAAAATTGAGAAACAGTACCTACGCCTTACAAGAGCGCCTGACCCTGCCGAAGTGAGGATGCTTTGTTAATTGTCCTGTAAACTCTAGGCAGGAAACACACGTTACAAGAAATAACTGCTCCAGCTGTTAAGTAATTCGTAGTGCTGTTCTCCTCCTTAAGTTATTTATTACTCATTGTGCAGGTACGGCCAGAAGATATCCTAGAGAAGGCTCTTCATATGGTTGAAACATCAGAAGAGAATTATCTTTACAAATGTGATCAACTAAAGTCTATTCGACAAGACCTTACTGTTCAGAGGATTCAGAACGAGTTGACTGTCAAGGTAAGTCCTCCATAGCATTGTTTGTGGTATACTGCATTGTAGTGTTTAATAATGAGATGCTTATTATATCGAGTATGGGTCTACCTTAGTATTTTCCTTGAAAAAAAAGGATTTGTTGCATTGTTTATTTATCTATTCCATTCTTTTGAATATTTTATCCACAAAAAGAATATTAAGTTAATATTGGATATTGGATCTTGTCCTCCATTTTACTTTTCTTGACGACACCATTTGAGCCTGTATATTTGTTTCCTTTATAACTTTTTACTTCTTGTTTCAGGTTTATGAAAGCCATGCACGTTTAGCTATTCAATCTGGAGATTTACCTGAATATAATCAGGTTTTGCCTTTCTTGTTCTGATTTATTTTATTGATTGATAAGTAAAAAGACCATGTTTCATGCCGAAGGGAAAGAAAATAAGGACGTTGATGATTACGGTGATGCTTGTCTACTAGTCTTGCTAGAGCCCATTATGTTACAAAAACATAATGGTGGCATGGTGCATACACTAAACAAAATCTCTATGCTATATTGTGTAACATGCGGAATGCTTGGATGCCATAGTTGGCGTGTAGACGTGGTAAAATAGTCTTACGCTGTAAGTTTAAAGTGTGATCTAGCATGTGTCATATGGGCAGGAAGGTGGTTGGAGGACTGCTGAGGCAGTGTGTACTAGGAACTTAGGAGTCATGGTTATTTCTTAAATATACTGgaagtaaaaaaatagtatgatACTGAGATGCTACTTATAAATATTAAATGCTGGACTGATAATGCAAACTGGGAAAAACATCAATAAATTCAGATGCACATTATATTTTGTAACACAATGGGAAAATTACATGCCTTATACAAAGAACCAGAGGGAGTACTTGCTACTACAAGCAACTGCATACTAAGATACTAAGACGCTATTGTtgatttttaaaattcaaactgATGACAGTGATTTTGGGTGGCAGCTGGCCATGTAAAGTTATCTCAGTCAAGACATGGTCGAATTCAAAGTCTGTATTTAAATTATAACTGAAATCCTGGTTGTTTGACTTGTTGAGGTATCACTTAGCTGTGTCTaaataaataagaaaataaTAGCTAACTACTTTCTTGACAACTTTTGCAGTGCCAATCTCAGCTAAAGAGGTTATATGGAGGACTCAAAGGCTGTAACCTTGAATTCTCCGCTTACAACTTGCTATGTGTCATGCTGCACTCTAATAGCAAAAGAGATTTGCTTTCATCGATGGCAAGGTATCTCTCTTGCATAGTACAATCATGAAGGTTGCAATAGCAGTGGCAGAGCCATGTAACTCTTGTATCCCTTCCCTGAAATCTTGGCTCTTCCACTGCAGAATAGGACGATGTAtgattttgttaattttattATTACCTGAGCCCTTGATGCATCTCTTGCTCTCAGCTTGCCAAAGGAAGCCAAGAAAGACGCAACTGTCAAGCATGCCCTTGAAGTTCTTTCTGCTGTCTTTTCTGGCAATTATATTCTGTTTTTCAAATTATACAAGGTGGCACCCAACTTAAACTCATGTCTTATGGGTAAAGATGATCTCTCTCAGGTGCATACATATCTGTTGTCTTCTTCAGACTTcagctctctctctttcaaTCACACATACATTAATATGTATTCTGTTGTGCTCTTGGATTACAGACCTCTATGCGGAACGAATGCGCTTTGAGGCTATAAAATGCATGTCGAAATCATATTGCCCAACTGTACCAATCAGATATGCTGCACAGGTTTTGGGATTTTTGGGAATCGATGAAGTTTATGAGACTAATGGGGCTGGACTGGAAGAATTCAAGAAATTGTTAAAAGCACATGGTGCTGTTCTTTCAGTAGATAATGATGGAGAAGTGCAGATTGACACAAAGGTAAACCTTGGACCAAGCTCGGGCACCACACTGTGTTTGTGACCTAGTGATATTTGAAACAGCACACtgcttttgtactacttttaatAGGTTTCTTCTACTTCTT contains:
- the LOC120708578 gene encoding histone H4, whose product is MSGRGKGGKGLGKGGAKRHRKVLRDNIQGITKPAIRRLARRGGVKRISGLIYEETRGVLKIFLENVIRDAVTYTEHARRKTVTAMDVVYALKRQGRTLYGFGG